From Pseudomonas hefeiensis, one genomic window encodes:
- a CDS encoding LysR family transcriptional regulator — MKRHFEDLQLGSIELFCLAAEAGSFTAAAQLAGVTPAAVSRSIFRLEERLGSRLFVRTTRSIRLTEAGKTYFEQCRQALTQLVEAQQEMMGAQSVPSGQLRISLPTTYAHHRILPLLPAFRALYPQVTVDIHLSNRNIDFVAEGYDLAIRVRAQPDSSMIARLLEDAKLVVVASPDYLRKAGTPQVLEDLDDHECIQFELPSSGRRISWLFNVEGKEKEVFGEGGYCCSDDVLGGVTLAKHGAGLFQTYKFIVEQELANGQLVEVLAPFAGRSRPFTLLYPHGRYVPQRVRAFVDFLLQYRQQWAAD; from the coding sequence ATGAAGCGTCATTTCGAAGACCTGCAGTTGGGCAGCATAGAACTGTTCTGCCTGGCGGCGGAGGCAGGGAGTTTCACTGCGGCGGCCCAGCTAGCCGGGGTGACTCCGGCGGCGGTGAGTCGCTCGATTTTCCGTCTGGAGGAGCGCCTGGGTTCGCGTCTTTTCGTGCGCACCACACGCAGCATCCGGCTGACGGAAGCCGGCAAGACCTACTTCGAGCAATGCCGGCAAGCGCTGACGCAACTGGTGGAGGCGCAACAGGAAATGATGGGCGCTCAATCGGTGCCGTCCGGGCAACTGCGCATCAGTCTTCCCACCACTTACGCTCATCACCGGATCCTGCCGTTGCTGCCGGCATTTCGGGCGCTGTACCCGCAAGTGACCGTGGACATTCACCTGAGCAACCGAAACATCGACTTCGTGGCCGAGGGTTATGACCTGGCGATCCGGGTGCGGGCCCAGCCAGACTCCTCCATGATCGCCCGGCTGCTCGAAGACGCGAAACTGGTGGTGGTCGCGTCCCCGGATTACTTGCGCAAGGCCGGCACGCCGCAGGTCCTTGAAGACCTGGACGATCACGAGTGCATTCAGTTCGAATTGCCCAGCAGCGGGCGGCGGATTTCCTGGTTGTTCAATGTCGAAGGCAAGGAAAAGGAGGTGTTCGGCGAAGGGGGTTATTGCTGTTCGGACGATGTGCTCGGCGGCGTGACGCTGGCCAAACATGGTGCCGGCTTGTTCCAGACCTACAAATTCATCGTGGAGCAGGAGCTGGCCAACGGGCAATTGGTGGAGGTACTTGCGCCTTTCGCGGGGCGCTCACGTCCGTTCACCTTGCTGTATCCCCACGGTCGGTACGTGCCGCAGCGGGTGCGCGCCTTTGTCGATTTCTTGCTGCAGTACCGCCAGCAATGGGCGGCG